A section of the Paenibacillus aurantius genome encodes:
- a CDS encoding sugar phosphate isomerase/epimerase family protein yields MKKGINVWSFPAGMKAADCMALAKEAGFDGIELALNETGELSLESTEADIRQIRQTADDIGIELSSFATGLFWSYSLTSSNAETREKAKGIVRKQLEVASILGVDTILVVPGAVGVDFIPDAEVVPYDQAYDYSLEAFKELAADAEARKVNIGIENVWNKFLLSPLEMKGFIDAVGSDYVGSYFDVGNVLYSGYPEHWISILGSRIKKVHFKDYRRQPGGINGFVDLLAGDVDYPAVMKALEAAGYSDYVTAEMIPPYTHHTTQIVFNTSASMDAILGRKEIR; encoded by the coding sequence ATGAAGAAAGGAATTAACGTCTGGTCCTTTCCGGCCGGGATGAAGGCGGCCGACTGCATGGCTTTGGCCAAGGAGGCCGGCTTCGACGGAATCGAGCTGGCGCTGAACGAAACAGGAGAGCTCAGCCTCGAAAGCACGGAGGCGGACATCCGCCAAATCAGGCAAACAGCCGATGACATCGGCATCGAGCTCTCCAGCTTCGCTACAGGCTTGTTCTGGTCTTACTCACTGACGAGCTCGAATGCCGAGACGCGGGAGAAGGCAAAGGGCATCGTGCGCAAGCAGCTCGAAGTTGCCTCGATTCTCGGAGTGGATACGATTCTCGTCGTCCCGGGTGCGGTAGGCGTGGATTTCATTCCGGATGCCGAAGTGGTTCCCTACGACCAGGCTTACGATTATTCGTTGGAAGCGTTTAAAGAGCTCGCGGCTGACGCCGAAGCCCGGAAGGTGAACATCGGGATCGAGAACGTTTGGAACAAGTTCCTGCTGTCCCCGCTTGAGATGAAAGGCTTCATCGATGCGGTCGGCTCGGATTATGTCGGATCTTACTTTGATGTGGGCAACGTCTTGTATTCCGGCTACCCCGAGCACTGGATTTCGATTCTCGGCAGCCGGATCAAGAAGGTGCATTTCAAGGATTACCGGCGGCAGCCCGGCGGGATTAACGGGTTCGTGGACCTGCTCGCAGGCGACGTGGATTACCCGGCTGTGATGAAGGCTCTCGAGGCGGCCGGATACTCGGATTATGTGACGGCTGAGATGATCCCGCCTTACACTCACCACACGACCCAAATCGTCTTCAACACTTCCGCCTCTATGGATGCCATTCTGGGCCGAAAGGAGATCCGCTAA
- a CDS encoding helix-turn-helix domain-containing protein: MNFSRYSLQETITVKHLISFHYFEYAKGFVFEGEQHDFWEFLYVDKGEVEVRADERTLELKQGSLIVHKPNEFHTVRVRQEHKPPNLIVISFECASPALTALGGRVMNVGDRERNWLSLLLQEGFQAFKAPFDKPNDHTLVRRKEAAFGSEHLIKLYLEALLIHLCRSEASADSREPKLSLLPKERSEEQLVQQITDFMRRDLSRPLTLEQLAKEFHLGKTRLKELFQSQTGTGVLEYYRGLRIEQAKLLIRERQSNFTEIAQELGYGSIHYFSRDFRKLTGMSPSEYAKSVMARI, translated from the coding sequence ATGAATTTCTCAAGATACTCCCTGCAGGAAACCATCACCGTCAAGCACTTGATTTCCTTCCATTATTTTGAATATGCCAAAGGCTTTGTCTTTGAAGGGGAGCAGCATGACTTCTGGGAATTTCTCTATGTGGACAAAGGTGAAGTCGAGGTCCGGGCGGACGAACGGACGCTGGAGCTCAAGCAGGGAAGTCTCATCGTGCACAAGCCGAACGAGTTCCACACCGTCCGTGTCCGCCAGGAGCACAAGCCACCCAACCTGATCGTCATTTCCTTCGAATGCGCCTCCCCCGCCCTAACGGCGTTGGGCGGGCGCGTAATGAACGTCGGGGACCGGGAGAGGAATTGGCTTTCCCTGCTGCTCCAGGAAGGCTTCCAGGCATTCAAGGCCCCGTTCGACAAGCCCAATGACCACACCTTGGTGCGGCGGAAGGAAGCGGCGTTCGGGAGCGAGCATCTGATCAAGCTGTACCTGGAAGCGCTGCTCATTCACCTGTGCCGCAGCGAAGCATCCGCCGACAGCCGGGAACCGAAGCTGAGTCTCCTTCCGAAGGAACGGAGTGAGGAACAGCTCGTCCAGCAGATCACAGACTTTATGCGGCGTGATTTGTCCCGCCCCCTTACGCTGGAGCAGCTCGCCAAAGAATTTCATCTCGGCAAAACGCGGCTCAAGGAGCTCTTCCAGTCGCAGACGGGCACCGGCGTCCTGGAATATTACCGGGGGCTGCGGATCGAGCAGGCCAAGCTACTTATCCGCGAGAGGCAGTCCAATTTCACGGAAATCGCCCAGGAGCTGGGCTACGGCAGCATCCACTACTTCTCGCGGGATTTCCGCAAGCTGACCGGCATGTCTCCATCGGAATATGCCAAATCCGTTATGGCCCGCATATGA
- a CDS encoding AMP-binding protein — protein MKAIRLLRVMAAIGLLTPRALLRLAAALLTHGVNLMTLLNFSARTYGERTALTDERETLTYDEWYRQSEQLSQELRARYGLGKGSKVGLMGKNHASLAKALFAVSSTGADLYLLNAEMSPRQLTDLLGSRELDLLIHDEEQEALIGLSSYRGSRLLNYHETLPAVNRLAAAASPMRTKSFKSSTGKLILLTGGTTGKAKEAPHRPSLFAYLAPFEALLSRLKLADRHTAYVATPLYHGYGLAVLLLFCALGKKVLLRRGFEAEAACRLIRDHQADAVSVVPLMLRRMLQADPEALKSLRCVASGGAELSPKLAEETRRRLGNVLYNLYGTSEAGLAVIATPQDLERSPGTIGRAMEGVGLTVLTDASTEAAPGAAGRLCVRSPRSGRRGEPRWIETGDWGWRDEEGRYFLSGRTDSMIVSGGENVYPFEVEQVLLAHPQVEDAAVAGMMDELYGQRLKAYVQLVPGGRLSAEELKEWLRSRLARYQQPKEIVFVRRLPYTPLGKLDRKRLTQQ, from the coding sequence ATGAAGGCCATTAGGCTGCTTAGGGTGATGGCCGCGATCGGCCTGCTTACTCCGCGGGCCCTGCTCCGGCTGGCCGCGGCTCTTCTTACTCATGGCGTCAACCTGATGACGCTGCTGAATTTCTCGGCCCGGACCTACGGGGAGAGGACTGCCTTAACGGACGAAAGGGAAACGCTTACTTATGACGAGTGGTACCGGCAGTCGGAGCAGCTGTCGCAGGAGCTGAGAGCCAGGTATGGACTGGGAAAGGGCAGCAAAGTGGGGCTTATGGGGAAGAATCACGCTTCCTTGGCAAAGGCCCTTTTTGCCGTTTCCTCGACGGGGGCGGACCTCTATCTGCTTAACGCGGAGATGAGTCCAAGGCAGCTGACGGACCTGCTCGGGAGCCGGGAACTGGACCTGCTTATCCATGATGAAGAGCAGGAAGCCCTCATCGGGCTGTCCTCTTACCGGGGATCCCGGCTGCTCAACTATCACGAAACCTTACCGGCGGTCAACCGGCTGGCGGCGGCCGCTTCTCCTATGAGAACGAAAAGCTTCAAGTCTTCCACCGGCAAGCTGATTCTGCTGACCGGCGGAACGACCGGAAAAGCGAAGGAGGCGCCGCATCGGCCTTCTTTGTTTGCTTATCTCGCGCCCTTCGAGGCCCTGTTGTCCCGTTTAAAGCTGGCCGACCGGCATACGGCCTATGTCGCGACACCGTTATATCACGGGTATGGGCTTGCCGTGCTGCTGCTCTTCTGCGCCTTGGGCAAAAAGGTGCTCCTGCGCCGCGGGTTCGAGGCGGAGGCGGCCTGCCGGCTCATCCGGGATCACCAGGCGGATGCCGTGTCGGTGGTCCCCTTGATGCTGCGGCGGATGCTGCAGGCCGATCCCGAGGCGTTGAAGTCTCTGCGCTGTGTGGCCTCGGGCGGAGCCGAGCTCAGCCCCAAGCTGGCGGAGGAGACCCGAAGACGGCTCGGGAACGTGCTCTACAACCTGTACGGCACGTCCGAGGCCGGGCTGGCTGTGATCGCCACGCCGCAGGATTTGGAGCGCTCTCCCGGTACCATAGGAAGAGCCATGGAAGGGGTCGGCTTGACGGTGCTTACAGATGCCTCGACCGAGGCGGCTCCAGGCGCGGCGGGCCGGCTGTGCGTCCGCAGCCCGAGGTCCGGAAGAAGAGGGGAGCCTCGGTGGATCGAAACCGGCGATTGGGGCTGGCGGGATGAGGAGGGCCGTTATTTTCTGTCCGGCCGGACAGACAGCATGATCGTCTCCGGGGGAGAGAATGTTTATCCGTTCGAGGTGGAGCAGGTGCTTCTGGCCCACCCCCAGGTTGAGGATGCGGCCGTCGCCGGCATGATGGATGAGCTGTACGGCCAGCGGCTGAAGGCGTATGTCCAGCTTGTCCCCGGCGGGCGGCTGTCCGCCGAGGAGCTGAAGGAATGGCTGCGTTCCCGGCTGGCCCGCTACCAGCAGCCGAAAGAAATCGTCTTCGTCCGGCGGCTGCCTTACACCCCGCTCGGAAAGCTCGACCGAAAGCGCCTTACCCAACAATAA
- a CDS encoding SDR family NAD(P)-dependent oxidoreductase, which translates to MNSDRLSSALHGKRVLITGASSGIGEALTRLLAGRGAHLILAARREGALLALQQELGTDSSPISVYPADLRDPAALAGLLAYLHELPGGLDIVVSNAGHSIRRPIRESLDRYHDFTRTMALHYLAPVRLLLSVLPLLERNGGQVVSVSTVNVLLLPVPHWAAYQASKAAFDTWLRSAGPELARIGVAATSLYFPLVRTPMILPTEAYRRWPAMSSRQAARLIGRCLYTRRRVWKPWWLFPGQLASVLLRWAWEAFAARKRKERGDRHEGH; encoded by the coding sequence TTGAACAGCGACAGGCTTTCCAGCGCCCTGCATGGCAAAAGGGTGCTGATCACCGGCGCCAGCTCCGGAATCGGTGAAGCCCTGACCCGTCTGCTCGCCGGCAGAGGGGCTCATCTGATTCTGGCCGCCCGGCGGGAGGGTGCCCTTCTGGCTCTGCAGCAGGAGCTCGGGACCGACTCCTCCCCCATAAGCGTGTACCCGGCGGATCTCCGGGATCCCGCTGCGCTTGCCGGCCTCCTCGCCTACCTTCACGAGCTGCCGGGAGGACTGGATATCGTCGTGAGCAACGCCGGTCATTCCATCCGCCGGCCGATCCGGGAGTCGCTCGACCGCTACCATGATTTCACCCGCACGATGGCCCTTCATTACCTGGCGCCGGTCCGGCTCCTTCTCTCGGTTCTTCCGCTGCTTGAGAGGAACGGGGGGCAGGTCGTCAGCGTCTCGACGGTTAACGTCCTGCTGCTTCCCGTTCCCCATTGGGCGGCTTACCAGGCATCGAAGGCGGCTTTTGACACTTGGCTGCGGTCGGCAGGTCCGGAGCTCGCCCGGATAGGAGTGGCCGCCACCTCGCTCTATTTTCCGCTGGTACGGACGCCGATGATCCTGCCTACGGAGGCCTACCGGAGATGGCCGGCGATGTCTTCCCGGCAGGCGGCCCGGCTCATTGGACGGTGTCTTTATACGCGGAGGCGGGTCTGGAAGCCGTGGTGGTTGTTTCCGGGACAGCTGGCCTCCGTGCTGCTCCGCTGGGCGTGGGAAGCCTTCGCCGCCCGCAAGCGGAAGGAAAGGGGGGACCGCCATGAAGGCCATTAG
- a CDS encoding M20 metallopeptidase family protein: MNTVEDKLRAELLEEAEALSGELTAFRRELHENPELSLEESETAAKVAERLRALGLTVRTGVGGHGMIADLEGSLPGPTVALRADMDALPIQEETDLPFASRVSGKMHACGHDAHTSMLLGAVRLLVSRRDRLAGRVRFLFQAAEEINAGAKAMIRDGALDGVDEIYGLHNLPTLAAGLTATRRGALMGSVDRLEIELEGRGGHGAIPDQSIDPLVAASAIVMSLQTAVSREISPFAPAVVTIGSFQAGEANNVIPHRARLTGTVRTFSPDVQAGMEERLRRLVAGTAEAYRCRAELRYIRQTPVLVSDDRCLGHAEASLDRLLGPERRVEADPTMAGEDFSLFLEQVPGCFFWLGSGPQENAKEAYGLHHPKFRLHEECLSVGAAALAAIALDRLSGRADG; this comes from the coding sequence ATGAACACAGTGGAGGATAAGCTTCGGGCGGAGCTCCTGGAGGAAGCGGAAGCTCTAAGCGGAGAGCTGACGGCTTTCCGCCGGGAGCTTCATGAGAATCCGGAGCTCAGCCTGGAGGAATCGGAAACGGCGGCGAAGGTGGCGGAGCGGCTGCGCGCCTTAGGGTTAACCGTACGGACGGGCGTCGGCGGGCACGGGATGATCGCGGACCTGGAAGGGTCCCTTCCGGGACCTACCGTCGCCCTCCGGGCCGACATGGATGCCCTTCCGATCCAGGAGGAAACGGACCTGCCCTTCGCTTCCCGTGTCTCCGGGAAAATGCACGCCTGCGGCCATGACGCTCACACGTCCATGCTGCTTGGCGCGGTCCGCCTGCTCGTCAGCCGGCGGGATCGCTTGGCGGGACGGGTGCGCTTCCTGTTCCAGGCGGCGGAGGAAATCAACGCCGGGGCCAAGGCGATGATCCGCGACGGCGCCTTGGACGGCGTCGATGAGATTTACGGCCTGCACAACCTGCCGACGCTGGCGGCCGGCCTGACGGCTACCCGCCGCGGGGCGCTCATGGGCTCGGTCGACCGGCTCGAGATCGAGCTGGAGGGACGCGGGGGCCACGGCGCCATTCCGGATCAAAGCATTGATCCGCTGGTGGCCGCCTCGGCCATCGTGATGTCCCTCCAGACGGCGGTGAGCCGGGAGATCTCGCCCTTCGCGCCCGCGGTCGTCACCATCGGCAGCTTCCAGGCCGGCGAGGCTAACAACGTCATCCCTCACCGGGCCCGGCTGACCGGGACGGTGAGGACGTTCTCGCCGGACGTTCAGGCCGGCATGGAAGAGCGCTTGCGGCGGCTAGTGGCCGGCACGGCGGAGGCTTACCGGTGCCGCGCCGAGCTGCGGTATATCCGGCAGACGCCGGTGCTCGTGAGTGACGACCGCTGCCTCGGGCATGCGGAGGCGTCACTGGACCGGCTGCTCGGACCGGAGCGGCGCGTGGAAGCCGACCCGACCATGGCGGGCGAGGATTTCTCGCTCTTCCTGGAGCAGGTGCCCGGCTGCTTCTTCTGGCTCGGCTCCGGCCCGCAGGAGAACGCGAAGGAAGCCTACGGCCTGCATCATCCGAAATTCCGGCTGCACGAGGAATGCCTGTCGGTCGGAGCCGCCGCTCTCGCCGCCATTGCGCTGGACCGGTTGTCCGGCCGTGCGGACGGCTAA
- the sdaAA gene encoding L-serine ammonia-lyase, iron-sulfur-dependent, subunit alpha produces the protein MRFTSLEELIGLCEQEGKPIHRLMLEEQAKESGRSEDEEFAKMASYYAVMKEAVSRGLTQDTSSRSGLTGNDAKKVRSLVEGDASSLGGPAGKAMAYALSVSEVNASMGRIVATPTAGSCGVIPGVFVSMQEQYGWDDTHMTEGLFTAGALGYVIANRSFVSGAEGGCQAEIGSAIAMAAGALVELRGGTPRQALHAVGLALKNSLGLICDPVGGLVEIPCIVRNGFGSVTALAASDMALAGIRSAIPSDEVIGVMLEVGANMPERYRETAKGGLAATPTGQRIMSDLYGKPKKPGEEPNDEHSGG, from the coding sequence ATGAGGTTTACAAGCCTGGAGGAGCTGATCGGGCTCTGCGAGCAGGAGGGCAAGCCGATTCACCGCCTTATGCTCGAGGAGCAGGCCAAGGAGAGCGGCCGGTCGGAGGACGAAGAGTTTGCGAAAATGGCCAGCTACTATGCCGTCATGAAGGAAGCCGTAAGCCGGGGGCTGACGCAGGACACATCCTCCCGAAGCGGATTGACGGGCAATGACGCCAAGAAGGTGCGTTCCCTGGTCGAGGGCGATGCCTCCTCCCTGGGAGGACCGGCCGGGAAAGCGATGGCGTATGCCCTATCCGTTTCGGAGGTCAACGCCAGCATGGGGAGAATCGTCGCGACCCCGACGGCCGGCTCCTGCGGAGTGATTCCGGGTGTGTTCGTCAGCATGCAGGAGCAGTACGGCTGGGACGACACGCATATGACGGAAGGGCTGTTTACCGCAGGCGCCCTGGGCTACGTCATCGCCAACCGCTCCTTCGTTTCGGGAGCGGAGGGAGGCTGCCAGGCCGAGATCGGCTCGGCCATCGCCATGGCGGCCGGCGCTCTCGTCGAGCTGCGCGGAGGCACGCCCCGGCAGGCCCTGCACGCCGTCGGGCTTGCCCTGAAGAATTCCCTCGGCTTGATCTGCGATCCCGTCGGAGGGCTGGTCGAGATCCCGTGCATCGTCCGCAACGGCTTCGGCTCGGTGACGGCGCTTGCCGCTTCCGACATGGCTTTAGCCGGCATCCGCAGCGCCATCCCGTCCGACGAGGTGATCGGGGTGATGCTGGAGGTTGGCGCCAACATGCCAGAGCGCTACCGTGAAACGGCCAAGGGCGGGCTTGCCGCTACGCCGACCGGCCAGCGCATCATGTCGGACCTGTACGGGAAACCAAAGAAACCCGGGGAGGAACCAAACGATGAACACAGTGGAGGATAA
- the sdaAB gene encoding L-serine ammonia-lyase, iron-sulfur-dependent subunit beta → MRFKDVFSIIGPDMVGPSSSHTAGAVRIGRAARQFFGPLPERVEITLFRSFAETYRGHGTDVALAAGLLDWDTQDERIPEALQHAAGLGVNIEFFPAHGDFAEAPHPNTARLRMTAGDRTMTVTGTSIGGGNIEIVGVDGFDVRCSCSYPTLAIYHDDRVGMLADITRLISQCSLNIGHMDVDRASRSGKALTLIEADGRFEKELVEALRALPGVTSIRTVDLTG, encoded by the coding sequence ATGCGGTTTAAAGATGTGTTCTCGATTATAGGGCCGGATATGGTCGGCCCTTCCAGCTCGCATACGGCCGGCGCCGTCCGGATCGGAAGAGCGGCCCGGCAGTTTTTCGGGCCGCTGCCGGAGAGGGTGGAAATCACCCTCTTTCGCTCGTTTGCCGAGACCTACCGGGGACACGGAACGGATGTCGCTCTAGCGGCCGGGCTGCTGGACTGGGATACGCAGGACGAACGGATCCCGGAGGCGTTGCAGCATGCCGCCGGGCTTGGGGTGAACATTGAATTCTTCCCTGCCCACGGCGACTTCGCTGAGGCTCCGCATCCGAATACCGCCCGGCTTCGGATGACGGCGGGGGACCGGACGATGACCGTAACGGGAACGTCGATCGGAGGCGGGAACATTGAGATCGTGGGAGTGGACGGCTTCGACGTCCGCTGCTCCTGTTCTTATCCCACGCTTGCCATTTATCACGACGACCGGGTCGGGATGCTTGCCGACATCACCCGGCTGATCTCCCAATGCTCGCTCAACATTGGGCACATGGATGTGGACCGCGCCTCCCGGAGCGGCAAGGCGCTGACGCTTATCGAGGCCGACGGGCGATTTGAGAAGGAGCTGGTGGAAGCCCTGCGGGCTCTGCCGGGCGTGACATCGATAAGAACCGTCGACCTGACCGGATGA
- a CDS encoding dihydrodipicolinate synthase family protein, giving the protein MAAKRNLSEAQLRALHDGVVIPAHPLALNEDRTLDERSQRALSRYYIASGAGGVAVGVHSTQFEIRDPKINLFEKVLRLAAEEVDKAQIDRPFLKVAGICGPTEQALAETETASGLGYDAGLLSMGGLGDWTEAQILERTARIAEQIPVIGFYLQPSVGGKIFSFDFWKEFANIPGIVAIKMAPFNRYQTIDVVRAVCYSDRRDEIALYTGNDDNIVNDLLTVYRFQVNGEPVEKRIVGGLLGHWAVWTRKAVELLEEIKTARSAGKLDPEWLTRNVEVTDTNAAFFDPAHGFAGCIPGIHEVLRRQGLMKGTWCLNPHEELSPGQKEEIDRMYRDYPHLNDDEFVKAGLAEWLA; this is encoded by the coding sequence ATGGCAGCCAAACGCAACCTTAGTGAAGCTCAGCTTCGGGCGCTGCACGACGGAGTCGTGATTCCTGCGCATCCTCTCGCTCTTAACGAGGACCGCACGCTGGATGAACGGAGCCAGCGGGCGCTCTCCCGTTATTATATCGCTTCCGGCGCAGGCGGCGTAGCCGTCGGCGTGCACTCCACCCAGTTTGAAATCCGCGATCCGAAGATCAACCTGTTCGAGAAGGTTCTCCGCCTTGCGGCGGAGGAAGTCGACAAGGCGCAGATCGACCGCCCTTTCCTTAAAGTAGCGGGTATCTGCGGTCCAACGGAGCAGGCTCTTGCCGAAACCGAAACGGCTTCAGGCCTTGGCTACGATGCAGGGCTGCTCAGCATGGGCGGCCTCGGCGATTGGACCGAAGCGCAGATTCTGGAGCGGACGGCCCGGATCGCCGAACAGATCCCGGTCATTGGCTTCTACCTGCAGCCGTCGGTCGGCGGGAAGATTTTCAGCTTCGATTTCTGGAAGGAATTCGCGAATATTCCGGGAATCGTGGCGATCAAGATGGCGCCGTTCAACCGGTACCAGACGATCGATGTCGTACGTGCCGTTTGCTATTCCGACCGGCGCGACGAAATCGCCCTCTATACGGGCAATGACGATAACATCGTGAACGATCTGCTGACCGTATACCGCTTCCAGGTAAACGGGGAGCCGGTTGAGAAGCGGATTGTCGGCGGTCTGCTCGGCCACTGGGCCGTTTGGACCCGCAAAGCGGTCGAGCTACTTGAGGAGATCAAGACCGCCCGCAGCGCTGGCAAGCTGGATCCCGAATGGCTGACGCGGAATGTGGAAGTGACGGACACGAATGCGGCCTTCTTCGATCCGGCCCACGGTTTCGCCGGCTGTATCCCGGGCATTCATGAAGTGCTGCGCCGTCAGGGTCTCATGAAGGGAACCTGGTGCCTGAATCCTCATGAGGAGCTGTCGCCGGGCCAGAAGGAAGAAATCGACCGGATGTACCGCGATTATCCTCATTTGAACGACGACGAGTTTGTGAAAGCGGGCTTGGCCGAGTGGCTGGCTTAA
- a CDS encoding NAD-dependent epimerase/dehydratase family protein, with protein sequence MRTLEQLEQVMAKPSARLIEDMKNLEGDIMLLGVGGKMGPSLAKLIMNALKEAGVEKTVYGVSRFSEAGLKDELEAYGLKTIACDLLDEASLQALPEVKNVIYMAGTKFGTTGREYFTWAMNAYLPGRVAEKFKNSRIVVFSSGNVYPHSPVALGGTSEAVTPNPVGEYGQSCLGRERVFEYFSHRYETPVLIYRLNYAIDMRYGVLLELAKSVKEGKPIELAMGHFNCIWQGDANEIAIRSLLHCESPANKLNVTGPETISVRYAATELGKRLGIEPKFTGQEAETALLSNASKCMQLFGYPSVSLLQMIDWMAEWVEHEGVTINKPTHFQQREGKY encoded by the coding sequence ATGAGAACATTGGAGCAGCTGGAACAGGTCATGGCGAAGCCGTCGGCCCGCTTGATCGAAGATATGAAGAACCTGGAAGGGGATATCATGCTCCTTGGGGTCGGCGGCAAAATGGGGCCGAGCCTCGCGAAGCTGATCATGAACGCGCTTAAGGAAGCCGGTGTCGAGAAGACGGTCTACGGGGTATCCCGTTTCTCCGAAGCGGGACTGAAGGACGAGCTGGAAGCCTACGGGCTGAAGACGATCGCCTGCGACCTGCTCGACGAAGCTTCTCTGCAGGCTCTGCCGGAAGTTAAGAACGTCATTTACATGGCGGGAACGAAATTCGGAACGACCGGACGCGAATATTTCACATGGGCGATGAATGCTTATCTTCCCGGCCGGGTAGCGGAGAAGTTCAAGAACTCCCGCATCGTGGTCTTCTCCTCGGGCAATGTTTATCCTCATTCCCCGGTCGCGCTTGGCGGGACGTCGGAGGCGGTTACCCCGAACCCTGTCGGAGAGTACGGGCAATCCTGTCTTGGCCGCGAGCGGGTTTTCGAATACTTCAGCCACCGTTACGAAACGCCGGTCCTCATCTATCGTTTGAACTACGCGATCGACATGCGCTACGGGGTTCTTCTCGAGCTCGCCAAATCCGTTAAAGAAGGCAAGCCGATTGAGCTCGCTATGGGTCATTTCAACTGCATCTGGCAGGGCGACGCCAACGAGATTGCGATCCGTTCCCTGCTTCACTGCGAGAGCCCGGCGAACAAGCTGAACGTAACCGGTCCGGAGACCATTTCGGTCCGCTATGCGGCAACGGAGCTAGGCAAACGCCTTGGCATCGAGCCGAAGTTCACCGGCCAGGAAGCCGAAACGGCTCTTCTCAGCAACGCCTCGAAATGCATGCAGCTGTTCGGCTACCCGTCGGTATCGCTTCTGCAGATGATCGATTGGATGGCGGAATGGGTGGAGCATGAAGGCGTGACGATCAACAAGCCGACTCATTTCCAGCAAAGAGAGGGGAAATACTAA